The Mycolicibacterium arabiense genome has a window encoding:
- a CDS encoding sensor domain-containing protein, whose translation MLGGAVAAVAAVTAAVVLTTGQDGTADTAAETTSAATSVAGVPGLTEATSAEQSPSSPAPSTPPGTPAPPPPPPPPSGPVIAADALAPLLLPASEIAQTLGLPDMTAMAVESQPLGGTVTPPHCTGAWGPAYATTYNGTGYTGLSVQGVMRDQPVRVAQAVVAFPDPAAAKGVYDKLVADWNACQSTRIVFEVQGATNNVDVGRTVPIGDIMTLKIVPTDSPVPGQQCERGMALRGNVIVDVRTCSPTVGSSGYSITRAIADRVR comes from the coding sequence GTGCTTGGCGGCGCCGTCGCGGCCGTCGCCGCGGTCACCGCGGCCGTCGTGCTCACCACCGGCCAGGACGGCACGGCTGACACCGCTGCCGAGACCACGTCGGCAGCGACTAGCGTGGCCGGCGTTCCGGGTCTGACGGAAGCCACCTCGGCCGAACAGTCCCCCAGCTCACCGGCGCCCTCTACACCGCCCGGCACCCCGGCACCTCCACCGCCGCCGCCACCGCCGTCCGGGCCGGTCATCGCCGCTGACGCGCTTGCACCCCTTCTGCTTCCGGCCTCAGAGATCGCGCAGACCTTGGGCCTGCCCGACATGACGGCGATGGCCGTGGAGAGTCAGCCACTGGGCGGCACTGTCACTCCGCCACACTGCACCGGCGCGTGGGGGCCCGCGTACGCCACCACCTACAACGGAACCGGATACACCGGTCTCTCCGTGCAAGGCGTTATGCGCGATCAACCGGTGAGGGTTGCTCAGGCAGTCGTGGCGTTCCCGGATCCCGCTGCCGCCAAGGGCGTATACGACAAGCTGGTCGCCGACTGGAACGCCTGCCAGTCGACCAGAATCGTGTTCGAAGTGCAGGGAGCCACCAACAATGTCGATGTCGGCCGCACGGTGCCGATCGGCGACATCATGACGCTGAAGATCGTTCCCACCGATTCGCCGGTCCCCGGCCAGCAGTGCGAACGCGGCATGGCGTTGCGCGGCAACGTCATCGTCGACGTGCGGACCTGCTCTCCGACAGTTGGCAGCTCCGGATATTCGATCACGCGCGCCATCGCCGACCGAGTCCGCTGA
- a CDS encoding DoxX family protein: protein MRDQMRLGAGPSCVVGALQISAAGELVAGLAVSVLDIAAAAGLTFLAIGAIATHERVDDQKGQFWPRLFSPLGSRRHSAVSSAKGFAHYR from the coding sequence ATGCGTGACCAGATGCGCCTCGGCGCTGGCCCTTCTTGTGTCGTCGGTGCACTCCAAATTTCGGCCGCCGGCGAGCTTGTCGCAGGTTTAGCGGTATCCGTGCTGGACATCGCGGCCGCGGCCGGGCTCACCTTTCTTGCTATCGGGGCGATCGCGACCCACGAACGCGTCGACGATCAGAAGGGCCAATTCTGGCCGCGATTGTTCTCTCCTCTCGGGTCGCGACGGCACTCGGCCGTCTCCTCAGCGAAGGGTTTCGCGCATTACCGGTAA
- a CDS encoding GGDEF domain-containing protein, whose protein sequence is MNRSSLRSDRYYWLTSLLTERGLQTLTRRVMATVIVALGAPPLLTLASPIGPAQPLGRGLAAAVTLSCLGMALIWLRRRWPTRAESLACVIVGTLCVSVASLVTSSAQTGLLGAISFAVITVYVVAFHSARLLWFTWPVAAAVLVALASRLAAADVIMAIVSVVLVVAVTVFAAAMTWVAVRIAKSHTTAGEIEPLTGLPHKRGMQSRVATLLAARSRDDDRYFVLVLLSIDGYSLITSMGGQRATDRARTTTAHIMRDTVRRDAIIAHTSEAEFVVVDVFATRDASPLVRRIHHAVAAAPQRLTVSVGVVCTPLAPLRSLPPGEVVDEIVTLATAAMYDSRRTGGQRRPVRDRAQTRGAEPAAEPPRHVLTNSVETPDWWSHVHAASLAGILDSRGRAGRRRWWRPGTRFAMWFSGSVSRSTRRRTRR, encoded by the coding sequence GTGAACCGGTCCTCCCTGCGCTCCGACCGGTATTACTGGCTGACCTCACTTCTCACCGAACGAGGACTGCAAACCCTCACTCGACGCGTGATGGCCACGGTCATCGTCGCTCTCGGCGCCCCACCCCTACTCACCCTCGCCAGCCCGATTGGACCCGCGCAGCCGTTGGGCCGCGGGCTAGCCGCCGCCGTCACCCTCAGTTGCCTGGGTATGGCCCTGATCTGGCTACGACGCCGGTGGCCGACTCGAGCCGAATCGCTGGCCTGCGTCATCGTAGGCACGCTGTGCGTGAGCGTGGCGTCGCTGGTGACCAGCAGTGCACAGACCGGGCTGCTCGGGGCCATATCGTTCGCCGTGATCACGGTCTACGTCGTGGCGTTTCACAGCGCCAGGCTGTTGTGGTTCACCTGGCCTGTCGCGGCGGCGGTGCTGGTCGCCCTGGCCAGCCGACTCGCCGCCGCCGATGTCATCATGGCGATCGTCAGTGTCGTCCTGGTCGTCGCGGTCACTGTCTTCGCCGCCGCCATGACATGGGTCGCGGTGCGCATCGCGAAGTCCCACACCACCGCCGGCGAAATCGAGCCGCTGACTGGCCTGCCACACAAACGCGGAATGCAGTCACGCGTGGCGACGCTACTCGCCGCCCGAAGCCGAGACGACGACCGCTACTTCGTGCTGGTGCTGCTCAGCATCGACGGCTACTCCTTGATCACGAGCATGGGTGGGCAACGGGCCACCGACCGCGCCCGAACGACGACAGCGCACATCATGCGTGACACCGTGCGCCGCGATGCCATCATCGCCCATACCTCCGAGGCCGAGTTCGTCGTCGTCGACGTCTTCGCCACCCGTGACGCCTCTCCCTTGGTGCGCCGGATCCACCACGCTGTCGCCGCCGCGCCTCAGCGACTGACCGTCAGCGTCGGAGTGGTCTGCACTCCACTCGCGCCGCTGCGGTCCTTGCCCCCAGGCGAGGTCGTCGACGAGATCGTCACTCTTGCCACCGCGGCCATGTACGACTCACGCCGCACGGGGGGGCAACGTCGCCCGGTACGTGATCGAGCCCAAACTCGCGGTGCTGAACCGGCGGCAGAACCCCCACGACACGTCCTGACCAATTCGGTTGAGACACCCGATTGGTGGAGCCACGTGCACGCGGCGTCACTGGCCGGCATCTTGGACAGCCGCGGCCGGGCCGGGCGACGCCGATGGTGGAGACCCGGCACCCGTTTCGCAATGTGGTTCAGCGGCTCAGTCTCTCGGTCAACGCGTCGACGCACCCGTCGATGA
- a CDS encoding histone-like nucleoid-structuring protein Lsr2 gives MAERVTRQVVDDIDGTDITDGGGETIEFSVRGVSYRIDLSTRNASKFDKTLTPYINAAREVSGQERPRNRRAKKSRSTKAEAGASPSAIRAWAAENGYTVSPRGRVPREVLEAFEGATAR, from the coding sequence ATGGCTGAGCGCGTAACCCGACAAGTCGTTGACGACATCGACGGCACCGATATCACCGACGGCGGAGGCGAGACGATCGAGTTCTCCGTTCGTGGCGTGAGCTACCGAATCGATCTGTCCACGCGGAACGCGTCCAAGTTCGACAAGACGCTGACCCCCTACATCAATGCAGCACGCGAGGTTTCTGGTCAGGAGCGGCCCCGTAACCGCCGAGCCAAAAAATCACGGAGCACGAAGGCGGAGGCGGGAGCTAGCCCATCGGCCATTCGCGCCTGGGCCGCCGAAAACGGGTACACAGTCAGCCCCCGCGGCCGCGTCCCCCGCGAAGTGCTCGAAGCGTTCGAGGGCGCCACCGCGCGGTAA
- a CDS encoding FHA domain-containing protein, producing the protein MPNGDVSGSQLLAAPPALVIEVAGGQQFTARAADGPVVIGREPPADICIPDSGVSRIHLRVEPERDQWVVTDSGSRNGTYVDGRRIHRVAVDKTLTLRLGGAAGVEVRVTPAPARADHLLADERGAHDVAVVSALGDGDAMVAVISEGAARAGAAVAARREELGFTQRKLADDHVVSQSVLVKFERGVHWPRQSTIAKIESYLRWPLGTIELLRAGGPVPEDDSTEILTPTVQATVMVDASQIALRGLLARAAVLPAVDSPLFTAQITPLLAEVRRLERTVATATHTSARRPELARLLGQVRRTRADMIAKAASAPDATLGQRLAAAREANCLTVTEAAVTAGVSVGDVEAVESEQALPTHTTAALQQFLGHVDARR; encoded by the coding sequence ATGCCGAACGGAGATGTCAGCGGCTCACAGCTGCTGGCCGCACCTCCCGCGTTGGTGATCGAGGTTGCTGGAGGGCAGCAGTTCACTGCGCGCGCCGCCGACGGCCCCGTGGTCATCGGACGTGAACCGCCCGCTGACATCTGCATCCCCGACTCCGGTGTCTCGCGTATCCACCTTCGTGTCGAGCCCGAGCGTGACCAGTGGGTCGTGACCGACTCCGGCAGCAGGAACGGGACCTACGTCGATGGCCGCCGTATCCATCGCGTCGCGGTGGACAAGACGCTGACTCTGCGCCTCGGCGGTGCTGCCGGTGTCGAGGTGCGCGTGACCCCGGCACCGGCGAGGGCCGACCACCTGCTAGCCGATGAACGTGGCGCTCACGACGTGGCAGTAGTCAGCGCCCTCGGCGATGGCGACGCCATGGTGGCCGTCATCTCCGAGGGTGCCGCACGCGCCGGTGCTGCGGTGGCGGCGCGCCGTGAAGAACTCGGGTTCACCCAACGAAAGCTGGCCGACGACCACGTCGTCAGCCAAAGCGTCCTGGTCAAGTTCGAACGCGGAGTGCATTGGCCACGCCAGTCCACGATCGCCAAGATCGAGTCCTATCTGCGGTGGCCGTTGGGCACGATCGAGCTGCTGCGCGCTGGCGGGCCCGTCCCCGAAGATGACTCGACCGAAATTCTCACTCCAACCGTGCAAGCAACGGTGATGGTCGATGCCTCACAAATCGCTCTGCGTGGCCTCCTCGCGCGGGCGGCAGTGCTTCCGGCGGTCGATAGCCCACTGTTCACGGCGCAGATCACACCGTTGCTTGCCGAGGTGCGACGGCTGGAACGCACCGTGGCCACCGCTACGCACACCAGCGCCCGTCGCCCGGAGCTGGCCCGACTGCTGGGCCAGGTGCGGCGCACACGAGCCGACATGATCGCCAAAGCGGCCAGCGCCCCGGATGCCACGCTGGGCCAACGCCTCGCTGCGGCTCGAGAGGCCAACTGCCTCACCGTGACCGAGGCGGCGGTCACCGCCGGAGTGAGCGTCGGCGACGTCGAAGCCGTCGAGAGCGAACAAGCGCTGCCCACCCACACCACGGCCGCATTGCAGCAATTCCTCGGGCACGTCGATGCTCGCCGCTGA
- a CDS encoding DUF2207 family protein codes for MAGRGGFLLVVLLLWTGLLVTGAPPARAESPITLDLGLDLGDDGILQVTMTADVPAGSTATSQFPLEIAVEGNRTQRFSVSDISTDNGATATVNGDSLSLSLPAGTSTIRFAASGTVADGPDLQQFTWVAAAAWSEPIATLRGTFSSPAASPDSPICAYGEIGVRRLCSLTQTDHTGGTVRFQNNDLVAGNVVVFSVLLPAGTVPATADFTPTVAGGGQSPAAGNRAGLLTLVAAAVLAGLVVAAAWWRRRSDQIALLSTAGQSDLFATNSGPGGFVSPDGVLPGQIGSVVNGRSRPADIGATVLDLAVRNYLWIAEALDGGSNPDFQISRRADLDAGVTAYERDLVDALLPGGRQSVLVSELTSAPMPVNLRRTTTDLEQSVAGRGWIRQWRNVQIAGFVLLGIGAVAAVTLAALGHSPLFGVAAAVLGGGIAAAALLAPRRTRRGSALTAALGGMRQYVSTLDPAAIDASAQPILFERALPYAHAVGHLRAWLDRWNYAGPGPVEWYHSPTDDGPQLARLPLFAAILDGIAAQSQAAEQR; via the coding sequence ATGGCGGGTCGTGGGGGATTTCTGCTGGTCGTGCTGCTGCTGTGGACGGGGTTGCTGGTCACCGGGGCTCCACCGGCTCGGGCCGAGTCGCCGATCACACTCGATCTGGGTCTTGATCTGGGCGATGACGGAATTCTGCAAGTAACGATGACCGCCGATGTACCCGCTGGATCGACGGCAACGTCTCAGTTTCCGCTGGAGATCGCCGTCGAAGGCAACCGCACTCAACGCTTCTCGGTTTCTGACATCAGCACCGACAACGGTGCCACGGCCACCGTGAACGGCGATTCTCTGTCGCTCTCGCTACCCGCCGGAACGTCCACGATTCGATTCGCGGCATCAGGGACGGTCGCCGACGGACCCGATCTGCAGCAGTTCACCTGGGTCGCGGCGGCGGCGTGGTCGGAACCCATTGCGACGCTGCGCGGTACGTTCAGTTCACCGGCCGCTTCTCCTGATTCCCCGATCTGTGCCTATGGCGAGATTGGTGTTCGCCGATTGTGCTCGTTGACCCAGACCGACCACACGGGCGGTACGGTCCGCTTCCAGAACAACGACTTGGTCGCTGGCAACGTCGTCGTGTTCTCGGTGCTGCTGCCAGCCGGAACGGTGCCTGCCACTGCCGATTTCACCCCCACGGTCGCCGGTGGAGGCCAGTCCCCCGCTGCCGGAAACCGGGCTGGTCTGCTGACGCTGGTGGCGGCGGCGGTGCTGGCCGGGCTCGTGGTGGCCGCGGCCTGGTGGCGTCGACGCAGCGACCAGATTGCCTTGCTGTCGACAGCGGGCCAGTCAGACCTGTTCGCCACCAACAGTGGGCCTGGCGGGTTCGTCTCGCCCGACGGCGTGCTGCCCGGCCAGATCGGCTCTGTCGTCAATGGGCGCAGCCGTCCCGCCGACATCGGCGCGACCGTGCTGGACCTGGCGGTACGGAATTACCTGTGGATCGCCGAAGCACTCGACGGCGGGAGCAATCCCGATTTCCAGATCTCGCGTCGCGCGGACCTCGACGCCGGCGTGACCGCCTACGAGCGCGATCTCGTGGACGCGCTGCTCCCCGGTGGTCGTCAGTCGGTCCTGGTCTCCGAACTGACCAGTGCGCCCATGCCCGTCAACTTGCGGCGCACGACAACGGATCTCGAACAGAGTGTCGCCGGGCGTGGCTGGATTCGCCAATGGCGGAACGTTCAGATCGCCGGGTTCGTCCTGCTGGGCATCGGCGCCGTCGCTGCGGTGACGCTAGCCGCCCTCGGGCACAGTCCACTGTTCGGAGTGGCCGCAGCCGTCCTCGGCGGGGGTATCGCCGCGGCGGCCCTGCTGGCGCCCCGGCGCACGCGCCGCGGCTCTGCGTTGACAGCTGCACTCGGCGGCATGCGGCAGTACGTGAGCACCCTGGACCCCGCTGCGATAGACGCGTCAGCGCAGCCCATCCTCTTCGAGCGGGCACTGCCCTACGCCCATGCCGTCGGTCATCTGCGAGCGTGGCTCGACCGCTGGAACTACGCCGGGCCCGGTCCCGTCGAGTGGTACCACTCCCCTACCGACGACGGCCCCCAGTTGGCGCGCCTACCCCTCTTCGCGGCCATCCTCGATGGCATCGCCGCGCAAAGCCAAGCAGCAGAACAACGCTGA
- a CDS encoding neutral zinc metallopeptidase, translating into MVPAGTSATSPCGTVSTEEAAAFYCSSNETIYMPIAGLPESWTEGRPLNYLSVFAHEFGHHVQGLTGTLTEAHDRRREAGGDTPAGLELTRRNELRVQCFAGMFIESIVDSGGPFTRPDIDHTRRFEYSSGNDSPTHGTAANIEGWWVRGIRNQIADCNSWSASSAEVA; encoded by the coding sequence ATGGTCCCGGCCGGCACGAGCGCCACGTCACCGTGCGGCACAGTCTCGACCGAGGAGGCAGCAGCATTTTATTGCTCGTCCAACGAGACGATTTACATGCCGATCGCCGGACTGCCAGAGTCCTGGACCGAGGGTAGGCCGCTGAACTACCTGTCGGTGTTCGCGCACGAATTCGGCCACCACGTGCAAGGACTCACCGGCACCCTCACCGAAGCGCACGACCGTAGACGCGAGGCAGGCGGAGACACTCCGGCCGGCTTGGAACTCACCCGCCGAAATGAGCTACGAGTGCAGTGCTTTGCCGGAATGTTCATCGAATCCATCGTCGACAGCGGCGGCCCGTTCACCCGACCCGACATCGATCACACTCGACGATTCGAGTACAGCAGCGGCAACGACAGTCCGACACACGGCACAGCCGCCAACATAGAGGGCTGGTGGGTCCGCGGAATCCGCAATCAGATCGCAGACTGCAACAGCTGGTCAGCCTCGTCCGCCGAGGTAGCCTGA
- a CDS encoding DUF732 domain-containing protein: MLNSATRLTARVAAAALAAATMWGAAAAPATAWPIPLTDVEVNYLNSVRGAFPGNDDQLLLAGKQACRMLYTGQGTLTTTNATATQHGVSFEQAANLVGAARSTMCTQAPG; the protein is encoded by the coding sequence ATGCTCAACTCCGCAACACGACTGACGGCGCGCGTCGCTGCCGCTGCGCTGGCCGCCGCAACGATGTGGGGAGCCGCCGCCGCACCGGCGACGGCGTGGCCCATCCCGCTGACCGACGTCGAAGTGAACTACCTCAACTCGGTCCGAGGCGCGTTCCCCGGCAACGACGATCAGCTGCTGCTGGCCGGAAAGCAGGCCTGCCGCATGCTCTACACCGGCCAGGGCACGCTGACGACGACCAACGCGACGGCGACCCAACACGGGGTCAGCTTCGAGCAGGCAGCCAATCTCGTCGGTGCCGCCCGCAGCACCATGTGCACGCAGGCCCCCGGCTAA
- a CDS encoding neutral zinc metallopeptidase, translating into MTIERTATTAKESGDATLEAVARTTPRRRRVVAATAATLLVGVLAGCSSPVEGEGRSSLFNPNYVGGMPVVDGPSGVRADAPDPESSAEYGDGGKVDRLALLAVDDVVEYWEKHYTDPPMDGSFEPVGNLASYDSTERFGPILCGMETYDFANAFFCPKADLIAWDRGQLVPTGIKYFGDASIAALLAHEYGHAVQTMGDLVDRSTPVIVREQQADCFAGSYIRWVTEGSSPRFELNTGDGLNRVLAAAITISDPILTPEDQEMVEEGHGTALDRVAAFQTGFIDGVDMCARIDLESIENNRGDLPLVLDTDAGQTGEAPLNEELVKTTVAALNTIFTPEKPPAVSMQPAAQPCPDAKATPPVSYCPSTNTLTVDLAGLQKAGRQPSREERVLIQGDNTAISVLASRYALALQHQRGVKVDDISAALRTACLTGVSQRKMVEPIKVPEGGDIVLTAGDFDEAVAGLLNNGLAASDVNGTTVAAGFTRIMAYRSGIINPDADACYTRFP; encoded by the coding sequence ATGACGATTGAACGGACGGCGACCACGGCCAAAGAGTCCGGCGACGCGACGCTCGAGGCGGTCGCGCGGACGACTCCACGGCGCCGGCGCGTTGTGGCCGCGACCGCAGCGACTTTGCTCGTCGGCGTGCTTGCCGGGTGCTCCAGTCCGGTCGAAGGAGAAGGCAGGTCGAGCCTGTTCAATCCCAACTACGTTGGCGGCATGCCCGTGGTGGACGGGCCCAGTGGGGTGCGTGCGGATGCACCTGACCCGGAATCGTCGGCGGAATACGGCGATGGCGGCAAGGTCGACCGGCTGGCACTGCTCGCCGTCGACGACGTCGTGGAGTATTGGGAGAAGCACTACACCGATCCGCCGATGGACGGCTCATTCGAACCGGTAGGCAACCTCGCCTCCTACGACTCCACAGAGCGGTTCGGACCCATCCTGTGTGGGATGGAGACCTACGACTTCGCCAACGCGTTCTTCTGCCCAAAGGCCGACTTGATCGCCTGGGACAGAGGGCAACTCGTCCCTACCGGCATCAAGTACTTCGGCGACGCCTCCATTGCGGCGCTGCTGGCCCACGAATACGGCCACGCCGTGCAAACCATGGGCGACCTCGTGGATCGCTCCACCCCGGTCATCGTGCGCGAGCAGCAGGCAGACTGCTTCGCTGGCAGCTACATCCGATGGGTGACCGAAGGATCATCCCCACGATTCGAACTGAACACCGGAGACGGACTCAACCGGGTCCTCGCCGCGGCCATCACGATCAGCGATCCTATTCTCACCCCCGAGGACCAGGAGATGGTCGAGGAAGGCCACGGCACAGCGCTCGACCGCGTGGCGGCCTTCCAAACCGGATTCATCGACGGCGTCGACATGTGCGCCAGGATCGACTTGGAGAGCATCGAAAACAATCGTGGTGACCTGCCATTGGTGCTCGACACCGACGCCGGCCAAACCGGTGAGGCCCCCTTGAACGAGGAACTGGTCAAGACCACCGTTGCCGCCCTGAACACCATCTTTACACCCGAGAAGCCGCCCGCGGTCAGCATGCAACCCGCGGCGCAGCCCTGCCCCGACGCCAAGGCCACGCCTCCGGTGTCCTACTGCCCCAGCACGAATACGCTCACCGTCGATCTCGCCGGCCTGCAGAAGGCGGGCCGCCAACCCTCGCGGGAGGAACGCGTCCTCATTCAAGGCGACAACACCGCGATCTCGGTGCTTGCTTCGCGCTACGCCCTGGCGCTGCAACACCAACGCGGTGTCAAAGTGGACGACATCAGCGCCGCGCTACGCACGGCATGCCTGACCGGGGTCTCCCAACGCAAGATGGTGGAACCCATCAAGGTGCCCGAAGGGGGAGACATCGTGCTCACCGCAGGAGATTTCGACGAGGCCGTCGCCGGACTGCTCAACAACGGTCTGGCCGCCAGCGACGTCAACGGGACCACCGTCGCCGCCGGTTTCACCCGCATCATGGCCTACCGGTCCGGAATCATCAATCCCGACGCCGACGCCTGCTACACCCGGTTCCCCTGA
- a CDS encoding outer membrane protein assembly factor BamB family protein, whose amino-acid sequence MAVAAAVVIGAVVIGGVSGIGHDDRPVDATMSAPTEVPAIPPELGDRRFEVTVFGRPDAQPRVVRAGPGFAVVVDDNLTAYGADGVERWHYRPAYTAIDDVHVYDDGTVLIAALSDSLIAFDAYTGQQLWTSLNEDLRGAFDGYQNSTERKPYPSLPRLLAQSTGTVMMGFDPRTGEETWRHSRGCSKTAYTPTQLLCLNMWGDHARVTVVDAATGSAGVDVRVPIPGAGRPETWTFIAEDVDSTGAGVAMTFWISGSGEQDPSPLVYLNTTSRASVPLGETSAFGGDPRGDLLVTSPGGGTVALHDAAGARRCVISPDATPVDGEFEATAWLTDQIIAVFNRGKGFDPEPSLVVFDRDCRSLSAQPVPAGTDITEVVPAPGATLMVRSDGTGTHIDGYSPR is encoded by the coding sequence GTGGCAGTAGCCGCTGCCGTTGTGATCGGTGCGGTCGTGATCGGTGGGGTGTCCGGCATCGGTCACGATGACCGGCCCGTCGACGCCACCATGTCTGCGCCAACCGAGGTCCCGGCGATCCCACCAGAATTGGGTGACAGGCGGTTTGAGGTCACCGTCTTCGGCCGTCCTGACGCGCAGCCCCGCGTCGTGCGCGCCGGACCTGGATTCGCCGTCGTCGTCGATGACAACCTGACGGCCTATGGCGCCGACGGTGTGGAGCGCTGGCACTACCGCCCCGCCTACACCGCGATCGACGACGTGCACGTCTACGACGACGGGACGGTGCTCATCGCAGCACTGTCCGACAGCCTGATCGCGTTCGACGCTTACACCGGCCAGCAGCTGTGGACATCACTGAATGAGGATCTGCGCGGCGCGTTCGACGGCTACCAGAACTCCACCGAACGGAAGCCGTACCCGTCGTTGCCGCGGCTCCTTGCACAGTCGACGGGAACGGTGATGATGGGCTTTGATCCGCGCACCGGCGAGGAGACGTGGCGACACTCGAGGGGCTGTTCCAAGACCGCCTACACCCCCACGCAACTGTTGTGCCTCAACATGTGGGGTGACCACGCGAGAGTCACGGTGGTCGACGCGGCCACCGGGTCTGCGGGCGTTGACGTCAGGGTGCCGATCCCGGGTGCCGGCCGCCCCGAGACCTGGACGTTCATCGCCGAGGACGTCGACTCCACCGGAGCCGGTGTCGCGATGACGTTCTGGATCTCGGGTAGTGGTGAGCAGGACCCGAGCCCACTGGTCTACCTCAACACCACCTCGCGTGCCTCGGTGCCGCTCGGTGAGACATCTGCGTTCGGCGGGGATCCGCGTGGCGACTTGCTCGTCACATCGCCCGGCGGTGGCACCGTGGCACTGCACGATGCGGCAGGCGCTCGGCGGTGCGTCATCAGCCCTGACGCCACGCCGGTGGACGGTGAGTTCGAGGCCACCGCCTGGCTGACCGATCAGATCATCGCCGTGTTTAACCGCGGCAAGGGATTCGACCCCGAGCCATCACTAGTCGTCTTCGACCGCGACTGCCGGTCACTGTCGGCGCAACCCGTGCCAGCTGGCACGGACATCACCGAGGTCGTGCCAGCCCCCGGCGCCACGCTGATGGTGCGCAGCGACGGCACCGGTACACACATCGACGGCTACTCCCCTCGGTAG
- a CDS encoding neutral zinc metallopeptidase: MTKQICNPPGWPSEVPAAETFYNAALPCLASAWQPLLGRAEFEYSQPKILVPSNGNATSPCGTVGPTTTGFYCSSNKTIYLPMGRIHPDWNGVPIVYLSLFSHEFGHHVQTLSGSLQEAWRQRRAAGSDSPAGLEWSRRMELQSECFSGLFIGAVVDSGGPFTESDIGNVLQAWIGDPTHGTNANIDAWFNRGVQNQIALCNTWIASSAEVA; this comes from the coding sequence ATGACCAAACAGATCTGCAATCCGCCTGGCTGGCCCAGCGAGGTGCCAGCCGCGGAGACGTTCTACAACGCTGCGCTCCCATGTTTGGCCTCGGCGTGGCAGCCACTGCTCGGCCGTGCCGAGTTTGAGTACAGCCAACCGAAGATTCTCGTCCCGAGTAACGGTAATGCGACATCACCGTGCGGAACGGTGGGGCCCACCACCACTGGCTTCTACTGCTCGTCAAACAAGACGATCTACCTACCGATGGGCCGAATACACCCTGACTGGAATGGTGTCCCCATCGTCTACCTGTCACTGTTCAGCCATGAGTTTGGCCACCATGTTCAGACACTCAGCGGCTCTTTACAGGAGGCCTGGCGCCAAAGGCGTGCGGCCGGAAGTGACAGCCCGGCCGGGTTGGAGTGGTCTCGTCGAATGGAGCTGCAATCCGAGTGCTTTTCGGGCCTGTTCATCGGCGCAGTCGTCGACAGCGGCGGCCCGTTCACCGAAAGCGACATCGGCAACGTCTTGCAAGCCTGGATCGGTGACCCCACGCACGGCACTAACGCGAACATCGACGCGTGGTTCAACCGCGGAGTGCAGAATCAGATCGCGTTGTGCAACACATGGATCGCCTCGTCGGCCGAGGTCGCCTAA